A DNA window from Oceanotoga teriensis contains the following coding sequences:
- a CDS encoding amidohydrolase translates to MIKSAEEIRHHLHMNPEISFEEKETTKYLKNQIKALSKYYKKELKIYTPLETGLIVEYSYGEGNYVLYRADIDALEIKETTEYEYKSKNGKMHACGHDVHTSILYGLLEYLLKNEIQKNILLLFQPGEETGGGALKILQTGILKNFSIERAHALHVTDEYEKGTLYTNDDILFSSAMEVNIEIIGKSAHCAFPEDGINAMEAMIDLIQKSKTIENPEKYIFAMGKLKSGNIRNVIPEKAKIEGTIRTKKSKNAEIIYKEIEKILEEIKNEMKIDYKIEKGSFYKEVKNDEILYQKIIKKIPEIRKCDYKFTGEDFGFISQEYPSIMFWLGTKIENHYGLHSPNFLPDDQNIEIGKNFLIKTLDI, encoded by the coding sequence ATCTTCATATGAATCCTGAAATCTCATTCGAAGAAAAAGAAACTACAAAATATTTAAAAAACCAAATAAAAGCTCTTTCGAAATACTATAAAAAAGAATTAAAAATATATACACCTTTGGAAACAGGATTAATAGTAGAATATAGTTATGGAGAAGGAAATTACGTACTATATAGGGCTGATATAGATGCATTAGAAATAAAAGAAACTACAGAATATGAATACAAATCAAAAAATGGAAAAATGCATGCATGTGGACATGATGTACACACATCTATACTCTATGGACTATTAGAATACTTATTAAAAAATGAAATACAAAAAAACATATTATTATTATTTCAACCCGGAGAAGAAACTGGTGGCGGAGCTTTAAAAATACTTCAAACGGGAATATTAAAAAATTTTTCAATAGAAAGAGCACATGCTCTTCATGTAACAGATGAATATGAAAAAGGGACATTATATACCAATGATGATATACTATTCTCATCTGCAATGGAAGTAAACATAGAAATTATTGGTAAATCTGCTCATTGTGCATTTCCTGAAGATGGTATAAATGCAATGGAAGCAATGATAGATTTAATACAAAAAAGTAAAACAATAGAAAATCCTGAAAAATATATATTTGCAATGGGAAAATTAAAATCTGGTAATATAAGAAATGTAATACCAGAAAAAGCTAAAATAGAAGGAACAATAAGAACAAAAAAATCTAAAAATGCTGAAATAATATATAAAGAAATAGAAAAAATATTAGAAGAAATAAAAAACGAAATGAAAATAGATTATAAAATTGAAAAAGGCTCATTTTATAAAGAAGTAAAAAATGATGAAATATTATATCAAAAAATTATCAAAAAAATACCTGAAATTAGAAAATGTGATTACAAATTTACTGGAGAAGATTTTGGATTTATCAGTCAAGAATATCCATCAATAATGTTTTGGTTGGGAACTAAAATAGAAAATCATTATGGACTTCATTCGCCAAATTTTTTGCCAGATGATCAAAATATAGAAATTGGTAAAAATTTTTTAATAAAAACATTAGATATATAA
- a CDS encoding carbon-nitrogen hydrolase family protein, whose protein sequence is MVQMYSKFNDINQNLEKHIQYIKKAHENNCDTILFPELSLIGYDLNQISNYKNTYEQEQILKEQALKYQMNILYGTIHETNDKKYITHKLINKDKEEKIYKKIHLGKNEKKYFNEGNEIPIFQIQSKKEKISIAFGICYDMHFPELSSIYAKNNVKIIFSPHASYINANMRLKIWNKYMMARAYDNQLYIIACNNIFYKDDQILGGGIAVWNKKGEIEIKEETNKEKMIIHKINPFQYEGKRSNYLKDKKYELYKKYI, encoded by the coding sequence ATAGTTCAAATGTATTCTAAATTCAATGATATAAACCAAAACTTAGAAAAACATATACAATATATAAAAAAAGCTCATGAGAATAATTGTGACACAATATTATTCCCAGAGTTATCATTAATTGGTTATGATCTTAATCAAATTAGCAATTATAAAAACACATATGAACAAGAACAAATATTAAAAGAACAAGCATTAAAGTATCAAATGAATATATTGTATGGAACTATTCATGAAACAAATGATAAAAAATATATAACACACAAATTAATAAACAAAGATAAAGAAGAAAAAATATATAAAAAAATACACTTAGGTAAAAATGAAAAAAAATATTTTAACGAAGGAAATGAAATTCCAATATTCCAAATACAAAGTAAAAAAGAAAAAATATCAATTGCTTTTGGAATATGTTATGATATGCATTTTCCTGAATTATCTTCAATATATGCAAAAAATAATGTAAAAATAATATTTTCGCCTCATGCATCATATATAAATGCAAATATGAGATTAAAAATATGGAATAAATATATGATGGCAAGAGCATATGATAATCAATTATACATAATAGCTTGTAATAACATATTTTATAAAGATGATCAAATATTGGGAGGCGGAATAGCTGTTTGGAATAAAAAAGGTGAAATAGAAATAAAAGAAGAAACAAATAAAGAAAAAATGATAATACATAAAATAAATCCATTCCAATATGAAGGAAAAAGAAGTAATTACTTAAAAGATAAAAAATATGAACTATACAAAAAATACATATAA
- a CDS encoding BglG family transcription antiterminator, translated as MLNQRELEIIKFLIENKKISSEELSEKYNVSERTIRQNIKNINDFLNIKGLSKIYTKNSLYFMDTDQDFQKIQNIFYDIRLLTQNERLDLMELYLCLEDSLNLTRISEELMVSRTTIKNDFNYLMQKLLKYNIHFKYSQKIGYYIEGNKSTLNDYIYNRLNKFCKYFIKDNIEDSFQNKINELFLEKLPKNIKISIKEFLKNIEKKLQIELTVESYKIIFLKIILIMLKKNCDIENRELYESFLKDTQEYKIIEKDIKSLSKKIKYEFTKEEILEITDYIMGMTISHNNDYFLENWIHVEILVKMLINTFNKMSEIDISNDKILFDFLIYHIKPTLYRIMRGLKLDNMIIEDFVIKETPVIEKTKKLIKIAEKNLKIKFPEEEIILLAYHFKAAIQRNINKKNVRILLVCGLGYGTSKLLEKTILENFKVDIIDTIPNHKLQDALKQYKNIDIILSTININTKTEKPIIKIDPFKENDVIEKLDEYKIERNHSKIKITEIFEIIESSQKIKNKELLAERLYKKYPNIFINNLKSNVKNISNFINEQNVKIIQKAENWEDAIAKGGELLPLKGIKKQDYINQMQRIVKEYGTYIVFDEGVAIPHGSIEPELKNFVMSILVLKEPVYFPDGRSVNILFCFATNNKNSHMFFLDDLFYMMRNLNIREEFTKFKEEKQLINFIKKILCD; from the coding sequence ATGTTAAATCAAAGAGAATTAGAAATAATTAAATTTCTGATAGAAAATAAAAAAATAAGTTCTGAAGAACTTTCTGAAAAATACAATGTATCAGAAAGAACTATAAGACAAAATATAAAAAATATAAACGATTTTCTAAACATAAAAGGACTATCAAAAATATATACAAAAAATAGTCTTTATTTTATGGATACAGATCAAGACTTTCAAAAAATACAAAATATATTTTATGATATAAGATTATTAACTCAAAATGAAAGATTAGATTTAATGGAATTATATTTATGTTTAGAAGATAGTTTAAATCTTACAAGAATATCAGAAGAACTTATGGTATCAAGAACAACGATAAAAAATGATTTCAATTATTTGATGCAAAAATTATTAAAATATAATATACATTTCAAGTATTCACAAAAAATAGGTTATTACATAGAAGGAAATAAAAGTACTTTGAACGATTATATATACAATAGATTAAATAAATTTTGTAAATATTTTATAAAAGATAATATAGAAGACTCATTTCAAAATAAAATAAATGAATTATTTCTTGAAAAATTACCTAAAAATATAAAAATAAGTATAAAAGAATTTTTGAAAAATATAGAAAAAAAATTACAAATAGAACTCACAGTTGAATCATATAAAATAATATTTTTAAAAATAATATTAATAATGCTTAAAAAAAATTGTGATATAGAAAATAGAGAATTATATGAAAGTTTTTTGAAAGATACTCAAGAATATAAAATAATAGAAAAAGATATAAAAAGCTTATCAAAAAAAATAAAATATGAATTTACAAAAGAAGAAATACTTGAAATAACTGACTATATAATGGGAATGACAATATCGCATAATAACGATTATTTTCTTGAAAATTGGATACATGTTGAAATATTAGTTAAAATGTTAATAAATACATTCAATAAAATGTCAGAAATAGACATAAGTAATGACAAGATATTATTCGATTTTTTAATATATCATATAAAACCTACATTGTATAGAATAATGAGAGGGTTAAAATTAGATAATATGATAATAGAAGACTTTGTGATAAAAGAAACTCCTGTTATAGAAAAAACAAAAAAATTAATAAAGATAGCAGAAAAAAACTTAAAAATAAAATTTCCAGAAGAAGAAATAATATTATTAGCTTATCATTTTAAAGCGGCGATACAAAGAAATATAAACAAAAAAAATGTGAGAATACTACTAGTATGTGGACTTGGTTATGGTACATCAAAATTATTAGAAAAAACAATATTAGAAAATTTCAAAGTAGACATAATAGATACGATACCAAATCATAAGCTTCAAGATGCTTTAAAACAATATAAAAATATAGACATAATACTAAGTACGATAAATATAAATACAAAAACAGAAAAACCAATAATAAAAATAGATCCTTTCAAAGAAAATGATGTAATAGAAAAATTAGATGAATACAAAATAGAAAGAAATCATTCAAAAATAAAAATAACAGAAATATTTGAAATAATAGAAAGTTCACAAAAAATAAAAAACAAAGAATTACTTGCCGAAAGATTATATAAAAAATATCCAAATATATTTATAAACAATTTAAAATCAAATGTAAAAAATATATCAAATTTTATAAATGAACAAAATGTAAAAATAATTCAAAAAGCTGAAAATTGGGAAGATGCTATAGCAAAAGGTGGTGAACTACTACCTTTAAAAGGAATAAAAAAACAAGACTATATAAATCAAATGCAAAGAATAGTAAAAGAATACGGTACTTATATCGTATTTGACGAAGGTGTAGCAATACCACATGGTTCTATCGAACCAGAATTAAAAAACTTTGTAATGAGTATTTTAGTCTTAAAAGAACCGGTATACTTTCCGGATGGCCGAAGTGTAAATATATTATTTTGTTTTGCGACAAATAATAAAAATTCTCATATGTTCTTCTTAGATGATTTATTCTATATGATGAGAAATCTAAATATTAGAGAAGAATTTACAAAATTTAAAGAAGAAAAACAATTAATAAATTTCATAAAAAAAATACTATGTGATTAA
- a CDS encoding PTS sugar transporter subunit IIA — translation MLEISNLLNEDLILLDLEAEDCEDAIKKMSSKLIEKGYVKESYKQAILKREQTFPTGLDTGEIKIAIPHTDSTHVIKPGILVAKLKNEIEFKDMGNPSNRLKIKMVFMLAVKDPKAQVPVLTKLMGIFSDQEGIKKIYESKTEKELLNSILNTIDSKK, via the coding sequence ATGTTGGAAATATCAAATTTACTAAATGAAGATTTAATACTATTAGACTTAGAAGCAGAAGATTGTGAAGACGCCATAAAAAAGATGTCAAGTAAATTAATTGAAAAAGGATATGTAAAAGAAAGTTATAAACAAGCGATACTCAAAAGAGAACAAACATTTCCTACAGGATTAGACACGGGAGAAATCAAAATAGCTATTCCACATACAGACTCAACACATGTAATAAAACCTGGAATACTTGTAGCGAAATTAAAAAATGAAATAGAGTTCAAAGACATGGGAAATCCATCTAATAGATTAAAAATAAAAATGGTATTCATGCTTGCAGTAAAAGATCCAAAAGCACAAGTGCCAGTACTTACAAAATTGATGGGAATATTTTCAGATCAAGAAGGAATAAAAAAAATATATGAATCAAAAACAGAAAAAGAATTATTAAATTCAATATTAAACACAATTGATTCAAAAAAATAA
- a CDS encoding PTS sugar transporter subunit IIB, giving the protein MKKIVVACGSGVATSQTIASKIDSMLQDEGIKASVEAVDIKSLDNIIDQVDVYVKIVSGPTNYDIPTINGIPFLTGMGRDAEFEKLKEYLK; this is encoded by the coding sequence ATGAAAAAAATAGTTGTAGCATGTGGTTCAGGAGTAGCAACATCTCAAACAATAGCATCAAAAATTGATAGTATGTTACAAGATGAAGGAATAAAAGCTAGTGTAGAAGCAGTAGATATAAAATCTTTAGACAATATAATAGATCAAGTAGATGTATATGTAAAAATAGTTTCAGGACCTACAAATTATGATATTCCAACTATAAATGGAATACCTTTCTTAACAGGAATGGGAAGAGATGCAGAATTTGAAAAATTAAAAGAATATTTAAAATAA
- a CDS encoding PTS galactitol transporter subunit IIC — MFADILNYILDLGAAIFLPIIMIILGLIMKMKPRKAIIAGLTLGVAFTGMNLVLGFMFDTISPVAQEFVKNTGIQFNTIDVGWSPMSAISWAWPYALLMFPVQIVLNIIILALNKTNVLNVDLWNVWGKIFTATMVAAITNSVILGFAAAIVQIILELKIGELNQKQIYEVTKIPGVTCTHYMTLQCVIMNPVNKLLDFIPGLKDSKMNADKLKDKIGIFGENSVMGFIIGGIIALVAGYTVKDSLNIAIKVATALVLFPMVAKLFMQALAPIADAAGEYMKKKFKDREIFIGLDWPFMAGQSEIWVVAILLVPLELLFAILMSKMGLSNILPLAGIVNIIVVVPALIVTGGNLIRMLILSIIFTPFYLFVSSSFAPFVTDLARKVGTINIPDGQMISYFGVEAPFFRWIISNGLAGDILGIIGMIIFAVCYYFFVKEMKKRNANL; from the coding sequence ATGTTTGCCGATATTCTTAATTATATATTAGACTTAGGTGCAGCAATATTTTTACCTATTATAATGATAATACTCGGATTAATTATGAAAATGAAACCTAGAAAGGCGATAATTGCTGGATTAACACTTGGTGTGGCTTTTACAGGAATGAACTTAGTGTTAGGATTTATGTTTGATACAATAAGTCCAGTTGCACAAGAATTTGTAAAAAATACAGGGATACAATTTAATACAATAGACGTTGGTTGGTCACCTATGTCAGCAATATCATGGGCTTGGCCATATGCGCTTTTAATGTTCCCAGTTCAAATAGTATTAAACATAATAATATTAGCTTTAAATAAAACAAATGTATTAAATGTAGACTTATGGAACGTATGGGGAAAGATATTTACAGCCACTATGGTAGCAGCTATAACAAACAGTGTAATATTAGGATTTGCTGCAGCTATAGTACAAATAATTTTAGAATTGAAAATTGGAGAATTAAATCAAAAACAAATATATGAAGTAACAAAAATACCTGGAGTAACTTGTACACATTATATGACATTACAATGTGTAATAATGAATCCTGTAAACAAATTATTAGATTTTATACCAGGATTAAAAGATTCGAAAATGAATGCTGATAAATTAAAAGACAAAATAGGAATATTTGGTGAAAATAGTGTTATGGGTTTCATAATTGGTGGAATAATAGCATTAGTTGCAGGTTATACAGTTAAAGATTCGTTAAATATAGCAATAAAAGTTGCAACAGCATTGGTTTTATTCCCAATGGTAGCAAAATTATTCATGCAAGCTTTAGCTCCAATAGCTGATGCTGCTGGTGAATATATGAAGAAAAAATTTAAAGATAGAGAAATATTTATAGGATTAGACTGGCCATTTATGGCAGGACAATCAGAAATATGGGTTGTAGCTATATTATTAGTTCCATTAGAATTATTATTTGCAATATTAATGTCAAAAATGGGACTTAGCAATATATTACCTCTTGCAGGTATAGTAAACATAATAGTGGTTGTTCCAGCTTTAATAGTAACAGGTGGAAATTTAATAAGAATGCTTATATTAAGTATAATATTCACACCGTTTTACTTATTTGTATCATCAAGTTTTGCTCCATTTGTAACAGATCTTGCAAGAAAAGTAGGTACTATAAATATACCTGATGGTCAAATGATATCATATTTTGGAGTTGAAGCTCCTTTCTTTAGATGGATAATTTCAAATGGACTTGCTGGAGATATATTAGGTATAATTGGAATGATAATATTCGCAGTATGTTATTATTTCTTTGTAAAAGAAATGAAAAAAAGAAATGCAAACTTATAA
- a CDS encoding class II aldolase/adducin family protein → MLENLKKEVIRVAVHAQETGLCKHKSGNFSIRDKETNYVVVTPSAVDRTELTVDDMCVLDLDGNVVEIVNKNRKPSSETMMHLEIYKTRDDVFSVAHTHSKMATSFAVLAKPIPAIIYEVAGFGLKDGIVPVAPYGRPGTRELALSVVEPVKRSDMFLLEKHGVVAVGINIDDALLKVEYAEELAEIYFNALLINGGKEPDAFTPEELRGWKYPEKFQK, encoded by the coding sequence ATGTTAGAAAATTTAAAAAAAGAAGTAATAAGAGTTGCAGTACACGCTCAAGAAACAGGACTTTGCAAACACAAATCAGGAAATTTTAGTATAAGAGATAAAGAAACAAACTATGTAGTAGTAACTCCTTCGGCAGTTGATAGAACAGAACTTACAGTAGATGATATGTGTGTTTTAGACTTAGATGGAAATGTAGTTGAAATAGTAAATAAAAATAGAAAACCATCGAGTGAAACAATGATGCATCTTGAAATATATAAAACAAGAGATGATGTTTTTTCAGTTGCACATACACATTCAAAAATGGCAACATCATTTGCAGTTCTTGCAAAACCAATACCTGCTATAATTTATGAAGTTGCTGGTTTTGGATTGAAAGATGGCATAGTACCAGTTGCACCATATGGAAGACCTGGTACAAGAGAGCTTGCATTAAGTGTAGTTGAACCAGTTAAAAGATCTGATATGTTCCTACTTGAAAAACATGGAGTTGTTGCGGTAGGTATAAATATAGATGATGCATTATTAAAAGTTGAATATGCTGAAGAACTTGCTGAAATATATTTCAATGCTTTATTAATAAATGGAGGAAAAGAACCGGATGCATTTACTCCAGAAGAATTAAGAGGATGGAAATACCCTGAAAAATTTCAAAAATAA
- a CDS encoding dihydroxyacetone kinase subunit DhaK — protein sequence MKKIINNPENFVKETVEGIKLAYPEKVDTLENDFRILIRKNNPKKNKVGIVTAGGSGHLPVFLGYVGEGMIDGCAIGNVFASPSSQKMYKMIKACEFGKGVLCLYGNYGGDRMNFEMACENADFDDIKTAQVLVKDDVASADENKKDTRRGVAGLVYAYKIAGAAAEMGYDLEKVVEITQKALNNIKTMGVALTPCIVPEVGEPTFKIEEGKIEIGMGIHGEQGIEIKDMMNADEIAQLIFEKLNKELKLQENDEVSVMINGLGATPLEEQYIVFRKIAKILNEKNINIIMPHIGEYATSMEMAGLSITIFKLDQELKELLKKPANTPFYTNINK from the coding sequence ATGAAAAAAATAATAAATAATCCAGAAAATTTTGTCAAAGAAACTGTTGAAGGAATAAAACTTGCATATCCTGAAAAAGTTGATACACTTGAAAATGATTTTAGAATATTAATAAGAAAAAATAATCCAAAAAAAAATAAAGTGGGAATAGTTACAGCCGGTGGAAGTGGACATCTCCCAGTATTTCTTGGATATGTTGGAGAAGGCATGATAGATGGATGTGCTATAGGAAATGTATTTGCTTCTCCATCATCACAAAAAATGTATAAAATGATCAAAGCTTGTGAATTTGGAAAAGGTGTTTTATGTCTGTATGGAAACTATGGTGGAGATAGAATGAATTTTGAAATGGCATGTGAAAATGCAGATTTTGATGACATAAAAACAGCTCAAGTTCTTGTGAAAGATGATGTTGCTTCTGCAGATGAAAATAAAAAAGATACAAGAAGAGGAGTTGCGGGTCTTGTATATGCTTATAAAATAGCTGGAGCAGCAGCAGAAATGGGATATGATCTTGAAAAAGTAGTGGAAATAACTCAAAAAGCTTTAAATAATATAAAAACAATGGGTGTAGCCTTAACACCATGTATAGTCCCAGAAGTTGGAGAACCTACATTTAAAATAGAAGAAGGTAAGATAGAAATAGGAATGGGAATACATGGAGAACAAGGAATAGAAATAAAAGATATGATGAATGCAGATGAAATTGCACAATTAATATTTGAAAAATTAAATAAAGAATTAAAATTACAAGAAAATGATGAAGTATCAGTTATGATAAATGGACTCGGTGCTACCCCTCTTGAAGAACAATATATAGTATTTAGAAAAATTGCAAAAATATTAAATGAAAAAAATATAAATATAATAATGCCTCATATTGGAGAGTATGCAACATCCATGGAAATGGCTGGTTTATCAATTACCATATTCAAACTCGATCAAGAGCTAAAAGAATTATTAAAAAAACCTGCAAATACTCCATTTTATACAAATATAAACAAATAA